ATAGCTTGTGCGGAAAGAGACGTCGAAACTAAAACGGCCAAAACTAAAACAGAAAATATCTTTTTCATATTCTTTCATTCTAGCAAGGGTCCTTGGCGAGTGACATGAATTCCGGCACCGTCTGGACTAAAGGAGCTAGACCATGTATAACCAAGGTATGGCTGACAAAGTTTTAAAATGCGGGCTTCCCGATGATGAGAATGAACTAAAAAAAATCCTGACGCCAGAGCAGTACAGAATCATGGTGGAAAACGGCACGGAAAGGCCTTTTCAAAATGCCTATTGGAATCACCATGAAGCAGGTATTTATGTGGATGCTATCTCTGGAGTGCCTCTATTTTCGAGTGAAGATAAATTTGATTCAGGGTCGGGGTGGCCCAGTTTTACAAAACCTATTTCGCCCGACGCGGTGGTGGAGCTTCCGGATCACTCGCATGGTATGACTCGGATCGAAGTGCGTGCGAAGAATTCAAACTCTCACTTGGGACATATGTTTGATGATGGACCGGCGCCGACCGGACTTCGTTATTGTATCAACTCAGCGTCGCTGAAGTTTATTCCAAAAAAGTCTTAGTTGCGATTCACAAGAGCTGGCGGATTGTAATTCACCGTGAATGAAAATTTCACGTGAATAAATCCGTCGTCTTGAACCATCTCTTGCGGAGGATTTGGGAAAACCTTGGCGTCGCGGAATGCATTCACGGCAGCCGCATCGAAAGCCATGATGCCGGACTCTTTCATAATCAAAGCCTGACGAAGCTGTCCGGTTTTATCCAGCAAAAATTCTATGTGAGTTGTCCAGTTGCGATTTCCCGCCTGCGATAAAGTAGGGCGGTCGAAATTATTAATCGCTTGTTGCACACGTGTTTCCCAGCGATAGCGAATCAATTCTTCCATGCGGGCGTAGAATGTATAGAAAAGATAGCGATCCGTATTTAACGCCGTGAAAGAGCCGACTTTCATATCACGCGGCATGGATTCACCGATCGTCGACATGCCATCGTTAAAACGATTCATCTCTTGCAGCTCTTTGGTGATATCGACGTTTTGAAATCCGTCTTTGTCTTTTTCTTCAGAGGCTTTCATTCCCGAATGTGTTTGCGGTTGCGGCG
This region of Bdellovibrio sp. BCCA genomic DNA includes:
- the msrB gene encoding peptide-methionine (R)-S-oxide reductase MsrB, with translation MYNQGMADKVLKCGLPDDENELKKILTPEQYRIMVENGTERPFQNAYWNHHEAGIYVDAISGVPLFSSEDKFDSGSGWPSFTKPISPDAVVELPDHSHGMTRIEVRAKNSNSHLGHMFDDGPAPTGLRYCINSASLKFIPKKS
- a CDS encoding energy transducer TonB family protein encodes the protein MWLAPLFETPPKETIEIALYPEGQILEALTPKKQSVVRQALVPEKMKAPDDETLARFLSEQKQRVREETRAAQNGMTANRSNRGTSQQNMPPQPQTHSGMKASEEKDKDGFQNVDITKELQEMNRFNDGMSTIGESMPRDMKVGSFTALNTDRYLFYTFYARMEELIRYRWETRVQQAINNFDRPTLSQAGNRNWTTHIEFLLDKTGQLRQALIMKESGIMAFDAAAVNAFRDAKVFPNPPQEMVQDDGFIHVKFSFTVNYNPPALVNRN